One window of Nocardia nova SH22a genomic DNA carries:
- a CDS encoding phosphoadenylyl-sulfate reductase produces the protein MATTLDKLSESELRKIAEDGAAQLGPDASATELLQWTEDTFGTNYIVASNMQDAVLVQLAAQTRPGVDILFLDTGYHFAETIGTRDAVETVYGVNIVNVQPEHTVAEQDQLLGKDLFARDAAECCRLRKVVPLKKSLTPYNAWVTGIRRVEAPTRANAPLISFDEGFGLVKINPIAAWSDDEMAAYIEEHGILVNPLVEEGYPSIGCAPCTRKPEPGSDPRSGRWAGLAKTECGLHAS, from the coding sequence ATGGCAACCACTTTGGACAAGCTGAGCGAATCCGAGCTGCGCAAGATCGCCGAAGACGGTGCGGCACAACTCGGTCCGGACGCCTCGGCGACCGAGCTGCTGCAGTGGACCGAGGACACCTTCGGCACCAACTACATCGTCGCCTCGAACATGCAGGACGCGGTCCTGGTGCAGCTGGCCGCGCAGACCCGGCCCGGCGTCGACATCCTGTTCCTGGACACCGGCTACCACTTCGCCGAGACCATCGGCACCCGGGACGCGGTCGAGACGGTCTACGGCGTGAACATCGTGAATGTGCAGCCCGAACACACTGTCGCCGAACAGGATCAGCTGCTGGGCAAGGATCTGTTCGCCCGCGATGCCGCTGAATGCTGCCGCCTGCGCAAAGTGGTCCCGCTGAAGAAGTCGCTGACCCCTTACAACGCCTGGGTGACCGGCATCCGGCGTGTGGAGGCCCCGACCCGGGCCAACGCCCCCCTGATCTCCTTCGACGAGGGCTTCGGCCTGGTGAAGATCAATCCGATCGCCGCCTGGTCCGACGACGAGATGGCCGCCTATATCGAGGAACACGGCATTCTCGTCAATCCTCTTGTCGAGGAGGGCTATCCGTCCATCGGTTGCGCTCCGTGCACACGGAAGCCGGAACCGGGATCCGATCCGCGAAGCGGCCGCTGGGCCGGCCTCGCCAAGACCGAATGCGGGTTACACGCCTCATGA
- the cysD gene encoding sulfate adenylyltransferase subunit CysD gives MRVTRLMTLTATDTQFDTLAALESEAIHIFREVAGEFERPVILFSGGKDSTVLLHLALKAFWPAPLPFSLLHVDTGHNLDEVLAFRDHVVEKYGLRLHVASVEEYLADGRLAERPDGIRNPLQTVPLLDAITENRFDAVFGGGRRDEERSRAKERIFSLRDAFGRWDPKRQRPELWNLYNGKHAPGEHVRVFPLSNWTELDIWRYIARENVELATIYYAHERPVYQRDGMWMTPGSWGGPRDDEELVVKSVRYRTVGDGSTTGAILSDAATNDDILAEVAASRLTERGATRGDDRVSEAAMEDRKREGYF, from the coding sequence ATGCGGGTTACACGCCTCATGACTCTCACCGCGACAGATACACAATTCGATACCCTTGCCGCCCTCGAGAGCGAAGCCATCCACATCTTCCGCGAGGTGGCAGGCGAATTCGAGCGCCCGGTGATCCTGTTCTCCGGTGGTAAGGACTCCACGGTCCTGCTGCATCTGGCGCTCAAGGCCTTCTGGCCCGCGCCGCTGCCGTTCTCGCTGCTGCATGTGGACACCGGTCACAACCTCGACGAGGTGCTCGCCTTCCGCGATCACGTGGTCGAGAAGTACGGGCTGCGGCTGCACGTCGCCAGCGTCGAGGAGTACCTCGCCGACGGCCGCCTCGCCGAGCGCCCGGACGGTATCCGCAATCCGCTGCAGACCGTGCCGCTGCTGGACGCCATCACCGAGAACCGCTTCGACGCGGTCTTCGGCGGTGGCCGCCGCGACGAGGAGCGTTCGCGCGCCAAGGAGCGCATCTTCTCGCTGCGCGACGCGTTCGGCCGCTGGGATCCGAAGCGGCAGCGCCCGGAGCTGTGGAACCTCTACAACGGCAAGCATGCTCCCGGTGAGCACGTGCGGGTGTTCCCGCTGAGCAACTGGACCGAACTCGACATCTGGCGCTACATCGCCCGCGAGAACGTCGAGCTGGCCACCATCTACTACGCCCACGAACGCCCGGTCTACCAGCGCGACGGCATGTGGATGACCCCCGGCTCGTGGGGCGGCCCCCGCGATGACGAGGAGCTGGTGGTCAAGTCGGTGCGCTACCGCACCGTCGGTGACGGATCCACCACCGGCGCAATTCTTTCCGATGCCGCGACCAACGACGACATCCTCGCCGAGGTCGCCGCGTCCCGGCTCACCGAACGTGGCGCGACCCGTGGCGACGACCGCGTCTCCGAGGCCGCCATGGAAGATCGCAAGCGAGAGGGTTATTTCTGA
- a CDS encoding sulfate adenylyltransferase subunit 1, which translates to MSDLLRLATAGSVDDGKSTLVGRLLYDTKSVLADQIDAVTRASVDKGLATPDLSLLVDGLRAEREQGITIDVAYRYFATPQRSFVLADTPGHVQYTRNTVSGASTAQLVILLVDARKGVIEQTRRHAAVMALLGVPKLVLAVNKIDLVDDAEAVFEQIVAEFTELTTKLGWAAEDVVEIPVSALHGDNIASRSEKTPYYDGPSLIEHLESVPVDADSTGRHQVGLRFPVQYVIRPRTAEYPDYRGYAGQVAAGVVAKGDEVVVLPSGIRTTVERIDTADGELPSAQPGRSVTLLLADEVDISRGDTIVAAADAPEPIDSFDATVCWLGDKPLRPGARLLLKHGTRTTQAIVGSLIERFDEQNLAADPNPESLALNDIGRIAVRVAEPIAADDYRVNRYTGSFLLIDPAGGNTLAAGLVGDVLTSVEVGS; encoded by the coding sequence ATGTCCGACCTACTGAGACTGGCCACCGCCGGCAGTGTCGACGACGGCAAGTCCACACTGGTCGGACGCCTGCTCTACGACACGAAATCGGTCCTGGCCGACCAGATCGACGCCGTCACCCGCGCCTCGGTCGACAAGGGCCTGGCGACGCCGGATCTGTCGCTGCTGGTCGACGGCCTGCGCGCGGAGCGGGAACAGGGCATCACGATCGACGTGGCGTACCGCTACTTCGCGACGCCGCAGCGCTCCTTCGTGCTCGCCGATACGCCGGGACACGTGCAGTACACCCGTAACACGGTCTCCGGCGCCTCGACCGCGCAGCTGGTGATCCTGCTCGTGGACGCCCGCAAGGGTGTCATCGAGCAGACCCGCCGCCATGCCGCGGTGATGGCACTGCTCGGCGTGCCGAAGCTGGTGCTCGCGGTGAACAAGATCGATCTGGTGGACGACGCGGAAGCCGTGTTCGAGCAGATCGTCGCCGAATTCACCGAGCTGACAACGAAACTCGGCTGGGCGGCCGAGGACGTCGTGGAGATTCCGGTCTCGGCGCTGCACGGCGACAATATCGCCTCACGCTCGGAGAAGACCCCGTATTACGACGGCCCCTCGCTGATCGAGCATCTCGAATCGGTGCCGGTGGACGCCGACAGCACCGGCCGCCATCAGGTCGGGCTGCGCTTCCCGGTCCAGTACGTGATCCGGCCGCGCACCGCCGAGTACCCGGACTACCGCGGTTACGCGGGCCAGGTCGCGGCCGGTGTGGTGGCCAAGGGCGACGAGGTCGTGGTGCTGCCCTCGGGTATCCGCACCACGGTCGAGCGGATCGATACCGCCGATGGTGAGCTGCCGTCCGCGCAGCCCGGCCGCAGTGTGACGCTGCTGCTCGCCGACGAGGTCGACATCTCGCGTGGCGACACCATCGTCGCGGCCGCCGACGCGCCGGAACCGATCGATTCCTTCGACGCCACCGTGTGCTGGCTCGGCGACAAGCCGCTGCGTCCGGGAGCGCGCCTGCTGCTCAAGCACGGCACCCGCACCACCCAGGCGATCGTGGGCTCCTTGATCGAGCGGTTCGACGAGCAGAATCTGGCCGCCGATCCGAATCCGGAATCGCTGGCGCTCAACGATATCGGCCGGATCGCGGTGCGGGTGGCCGAGCCGATCGCGGCCGACGACTATCGGGTCAACCGCTACACCGGCAGCTTCCTGCTGATCGACCCCGCGGGCGGGAACACCCTGGCCGCCGGTCTGGTCGGTGATGTGCTGACCTCGGTCGAGGTCGGTAGCTGA